In Sphingobacterium sp. SRCM116780, the genomic stretch GGTAAATTAGAAAACTTTAAGAACTATTTTGTTTTGATTTTTGATCAACCTTTTGATAACTTCTCCACCTGGGAGGGTAAGAACCGTTTCAAAGGTAAATTAAAGTCTACTGCTGACCGAACAGGTGCAATTTTAGGATTTAAAGTTAAAGATAAATCAAAACCTGTTCAGGTTCGGGTGGCTTCTTCCTTTATCAGTGCTGAACAAGCTATGCTCAATTTGAAAGAACTGGGTAACCGCAGTTTTGATCAAGTGAAGACAGAGGGAAGAGCAATTTGGAATGAAAAATTAGGACGTTTAGCAGTAGAAGGTGACAACGTTGATCAAATGCGTACCTTCTATTCTACATTGTACCGTACCTTGTTCTTTCCGAACAAATTATATGAAATAAATGCCGCTGGAGAAAAAGTCCACTATAGTCCTTATACTGGAAAAGTATTACCAGGGTATCTGTATGGAGGTACGGGATTCTGGGATACATTCCGAGCCTTATATCCTTTCTTGAACTTGATGTACCCATCGATTAACGTGGAAATGCAAGAAGGTTTGAAGAATGCTTACATGGAAGGTGGATTCTTACCAGAATGGAGTAGCCCTGGTTTTGCAGACATCATGGTGGGTAACAACTCGGCTTCTATTGTATCGGATGCTTACATCAAAGGATTAAGAGGATATGATATCAATACGTTATATGAAGCATTAAAACATGGTGCAAACAATGAAGGGCCAATGACAGCAGTAGGTCGTAAAGGTGTAGAATATTATAATAAATTAGGTTATGTGCCATATGATGTGGGTATCAATGAGAACGCTGCTCGTACACTTGAATATGCCTATGATGATTTTACAATTTATCAATTGGCTAAAGCCTTGAACAAACCGAAAGCAGATATTGAGTTATATGCAAAAAGAGCACAAAATTATCGTAACCTTTTCGATCCTTCAACTAAACTAATGCGAGGAAAAAATAAGGATGGTCAATTTCAAAGTCCTTTCAATCCATTAAAATGGGGAGATGCATTCACTGAAGGTAATAGCTGGCATTATTCATGGAGCGTGTTTCATGACGTTGAAGGTTTGATCGATTTAATGGGAGGTGATCAACAATTTAATCTCATGTTGGATAGCGTGTTCAATCAATCGCCTGCTTTTGATGATAGTTACTATGGTGGTACTATTCATGAGATCCGAGAAATGCAGATTGCTAATATGGGACAATATGCGCATGGAAATCAACCCATTCAACATATGATTTACTTGTACAATTATAGTGCACAACCGTGGAAAGCACAATATTGGATTCGTCAGGTCTTGGATCGTCTATATAAAGCGACACCAGATGGTTATTGTGGAGATGAGGATAATGGACAAACGTCAGCTTGGTATGTGTTTTCTTCATTAGGTTTTTATCCAGTGTGTCCAGCTACAGATCAATATGTTTTGGGAGCACCTCTTTTCTCTAAAGCAACATTAAAATTAGAAAATGGTAAATCCTTAGCGATTGTAGGAAATCAAGCTAGTGCACAAAATCTTTACGTTAATGACTTGAAAGTGAATGGTATGTCATATAACAAAAACTGGTTGAGTCATCAGGAACTATTGAAAGGAGGGACACTTACTTTTGATATGGTCGCTAAACCAAATTATAATCGTGGATCAAATAAGGCTGCGGCACCTTATTCAATGAGTACGGAGTTAAAGACCAGTCTTAAAAAATAAGAGAAAATGAAACAAGTTTTTATTCAAATAATTGGTTGTATTTTAGGGTTGATTGTTGTACAATCAGCCCTTGCTCAAGACAATTGGCAACATACGGAGTATGATCGGAAAGAGGCAGTAGATACCGACAGCCTCACAAAGAAAGGATATACTTTGATCTGGATCAATAAGGACAAGGATTTTAACCCTGCATTGAAAGAGAGATTAATCAGTACTTTTTTTATGAATTATCCTAAATTGGCTAAAAAGTATAATAAAAAGACCATGAAAAAGGTGTTTTTTGTGATCGATCCAGACTATAAAGGTGTCGCTGCAACTGCAGGAGGAATTGTGCGCTATAATCCAGCTTGGTTTGCCAAAAACCCAGGTGATATTGATGTAGTGACACATGAAGTGATGCATATTGTGCAAGGTTATCCAAACGGTTCTGGCCCTTGGTGGATCACTGAAGGAATTGCAGATTATGTACGTTTTGTAGATGGTATAGATAATGCAGGAGCAAATTGGAAATTGCCAGAATGGAGTGCAAAACAAAAATATACCGATTCATATCGCATCACAGCACGTTTCTTTTTTTGGATAGAGAAAAAGTTTAAGAAAGGATTTGTTAAAAATTTAGACTTAGCAATGCGAGATAAAACCTACACCGAAGAATTTTGGAAAAAACAAACAGGAAAGACACTCGATCAGTTATGGTTGGCTTATGGTCAAGATCCATCTCTTTAACATATGAATACATGATAAGCAAGCGATTCCTATATTTTGGACTGTTACTTTTTCCTGGTCTACTACAGGCCCAAGAGTCCAAATTAATTCAATATGTAAAACCTTTGATTGGTACTGCACGAATGGGACATACGTTTCCAGGTGCAACAGTGCCTTTTGGTGCAGTACAATTGAGCCCAGATACGGATACAATTCCGTATGCCATGAATGGTCAATATAACGGTGACGTTTATAAGTATTGTGCTGGTTATCAATACGATGATCCAACAATTGTTGGGTTTAGCCATACCCATTTTAGTGGCACAGGACATTCAGATTTAGGTGATATACTAGTGATGCCTACACAAGGTAAGGTGCAATTGAATCCTGGTACAGCCGATCGGCCACAAGATGGTTATCGCTCAACTTACGCGCATAGTAATGAAGTTGCAGAAGCTAACTATTATCGTGTGTTGTTGGATAAACATCACATCAAAGCAGAAATGACAACGACAACACGAGTGGGGATACATCGTTATACGTTTCAAAAATCCGATGCTTCCCATTTAATCTTGGATTTGACAGCAGGCATTTATAACTACGAAGATAAAAATGTATGGACTGTCGTACGGGTTTTAAATGACTCAACCTTAGTTGGTTATCGTCAAACGAATGGTTGGTCTCGAACACGGACAGTTTATTTTGCTATCAAAACTTCAAAAGCATTTAAAAATTATGGGGCTAAATATGAAGATAGAAAGCAGGTTTACAGTGGTTTCTGGCGTAAGTTTGACCAAAAAAATAATTTCCCAGATCTAGCCGCCCATCAAATCAAGATGAATCTGGATTTTGATACAAAGGACGGTGAAGAGATATTGATGAAGGTTGCATTAAGTCCGGTAAGTATGAAAAATGCGTTAAGTAATATGGAGCAGGAAACTCCGGATTGGAATTTTGAACGCTATGTACAGCAAGGTCAACAGGCTTGGGAACAAGAATTGAATAAGATTCAAGTAGATATGCTGAATAAAGAAGATTTGGTCAATTTCTACACAGCGATGTACCATGCCAGCTTGATGCCAACAGTTTATATGGATACCAATGGAGAATACAAAGGATTGGATCAGGAAATACATCAGGCAAAAGGATTTACGAACTACACGTCCTTCTCTTTGTGGGATACTTTTCGAGCCTTCCATCCATTGATGAATTTAATTAACCCCTCGCGCAATGCGGATATAGTGGCTTCGATGATGGCGCATTATGATCAAAGCGTATTGAAAATGTTGCCTATATGGTCGCATTATGCCAATGATAATTGGTGTATGAGTGGATATCATTCGGTATCAGTTATCGTAGATGCTATTTTGAAAGGGGTCTATAAAGGTGATGCAGAGGCGGCTTTGAATGCTTGTGTTCAAACGGCTAATGCACGTAAATATGAAGGAATCGGATCTTATATAGATAAGGGCTATGTACCGGATGAGGTTTCTGGAACTTCTGTTTCGAATACACTTGAATACGCCTATGATGATTGGTGTATTGCACAACTCGCTAAAAAACTAGGAAAAGAAGATATTTATCAAACATTCATAAAAAGAGCTTCGAATTGGAAAAACGTCTATGATACATCGATCGGTTTTATGCGTCCTAAAGATAGCAACGGTACGTTTAGAGCAAAATTTGATGTTTTGGAAACCCATGGACAAGGATTTATCGAAGGAAATACTTGGAACTATAGCCTCTATGTACCGCATCAACCAGCAGCGATGATGGAGATGATGGGAGGGATGAAAAAATTAGAAGGTTATCTGGATTCGTTGTTTACAATGGAATTACCCGATAAGTATTTTGAAAATACGGAAGATATTACGAGAGACGGTATCATCGGTAATTATGTGCACGGTAATGAACCATCTCATCATGTTGCTTACCTCTACAATCTGACCCAAAGTCCTTGGAAAGCACAGGCTCGTGTTCGGCAGATTATCCGTAATCAATATCATAATGGACATGCAGGTTTAGGAGGTAATGATGACTGTGGACAGATGTCCGCTTGGTACTTATTTACGGCATTAGGTTTTTACCCTGTTGCATCAGGAGATGATGCGTATTGGATTGGAAGCCCATTGGTCAAATCAGCTAAGATTAACTTAGAAAATGGGAAAACGATCTCAATACAAGTGAAGAATCAGTCAGAAAAGAATGTTTATGTAAAAAAAGTAAGCCTAAATGGTCAATCTTTATCAGACTTAAAACTTCCTTATGAGGCCATTAAAAATGGCGGAGAACTTCAATTTGAGATGACAAATAAACCAACTAAATAACGGGTTTGTACAGTAATTTTCCTCCCGTTTGTTGTTTGAAGAAGTTGACTGTTGTAATGGATCATAAAGACGAAATAGAACGTTTTAGAAATGTCAATAGGAAAGTTGATCAATAGGAAAATGAGCAAAATTAAGATGATTCAAGTGGTAGCAATTACCAGTTTTATTATCTTAATTTTACTTCAAGTGAGATTAATATCCAGTGTTTATCAAATTGAACAGCTTGAGTTTTTGAAAAATGAAAAAGAGGGTATCAAATTAAACTATGAAGAATCGATCGTTAATGACAAAGTGTATCCTGGTGGACAAAAAATCATTGATTCTATTTTAGTTCCACACTATACCGAACTGGAGCAACTATATAAAAAAGATCGGAAGCTTTTTGACCAAAGGTTGAAACAGTTGGGAGTAAAAGTTTTGTTGGAGCTAAAAAATAAAGCAAACTTTAAAGTTCAATTTCAACAACTGATCCGTAAGCAAAAACTGGACTTGGCAGAATATGATTATGCACTATTTATGGACAAATTGGCTTTGACATTTGATGGTAAAACCTATTATTCATTATTTACAATCAGTCCCAAAAATCGAGAAGGGTTAATAGAAGGAAATTTTGATGTTGTACATCCGCAGCATAGTGTGTCCGCTATTACCGTTTCTTTGTCATCTCCAAATTCTAATTTGGTTGGTTTTAAACTTTATGTAAATAAACATAATCAGGCGAAAAATATATTGATGTCTATTGCCCCCTTTTTGCTTTTAGCAATTAGCAGTATTCTTGTGATTGTTTTTCTATTTTTTGTCACGATGCGCAATTGGATGAGACAAAAGAAATTGAATGAAATTTCATCAGATTTTTTTAATCATGTGACCCATGAATTTAAAACACCTTTGACAACCATAAAAGTATCGACTAAAAATCTGAGAACTGATCTTGAAGATAACCAGTGGACTGGTGGTTATCGTAGTTTTGATGTCATAAATAGGCAAGTACAAAGATTGGACAAATTGATCAATCAAGCTTTGGAAGTTTCTTCTTTTGATCCTCAAGCAGCACAGTTTGCTAAACATTTTTTAATTACTGACCTCTATAATATCTTATTGGATCTGCAAGTGAAGTGGAAAAATCAAGCTGTTATTTCATTTCGTTTTGATGATAATATCACAACACACTGTGCGTATTACGACCATTTTATGTTGACTACGCTAATCACAAATTTAGTAGAAAATGGATTGAAACATAATGTACAGGAACAAAAGAAAGTGGCTGTATTGGTTATGCAAAATTCCGATAAGTTTTTGGAAATTGAGATTCATGATAATGGGCATGGTATAAAAAAGAGTGATCGCAAACGAATCTATAAAAAATTTCAAAGAGGAGAACAGATGACCTCAACAACTGGACTGGGACTTGGCTTATACTTTGTACATAAAATTATTGAAGTACATAAGTGGAAGTTAAATTTGGAAAGTGAAATAGATAAGGGAACAATTTTTAAGATTACCATACCTATTCTAAAGTAAAATGGAAGGAAAAATTTTGTTAATTGAAGATGACCAAGATCTAGGACCTGAAGTCCAATGGTGTCTAGAGCGGAACGGTTTTAAAGTTAATCTAGTTGATGATGGTATCAAAGCCTTAGATCTATGTAAGACCCAAATCTTCGACCTGTTACTTGTTGATGTGCAATTACCTTCTTTAGATGGTTTTGAGTTGATCAAGCAACTAAAGCTAATCAAGCCTGATTTTCGTTTTTTATTTCTTACAGCACGTAATACAAAAGACAGTTGTATTGCAGGACTTAAATTGGGAGCTGAAGATTATATAACCAAACCTTTTGATACCGAGGAACTCTTGTGGCGGATGAATAACATTCTGGCTCGTGGACGTGAAAAGAAAATCGAACAATTGCATGTCGCAGATGTAACGTTGTATTGTAATACGATGGAACTGATGATAGGTGAAGGAAAGACGATTCGCCTAACTAATCGCGAATTTGAACTTTGGAAATATTTAATGCAGAACTTGGATCGTGTACTGATGCGTGAGGAGATACTGACTAAATTGTGGGGAGAAAGTGATTATTTTATGGGAAGAAGTTTAGATGTCTTTATTTCTAAAATAAGGAAAATCTTGTTGGGCTCCTCCCAATTGAAGATTGAAACAGTTTATAAGGTTGGTTTTATTATCCGATTGATCAAATCTTAATTGGAAAAAAATATACGTTAACAATTGGTTAACAAGTTTTTGACACTGGCTTCTCTATATTAGAATACTAATTCGTTTTAGTAAACTAAATAGCCAGTTATGAATAAACTAACCAAATCTAGACAATTTTTGCTCTTTGTTGGCATTATGTTGTCTTTTAGTGCATGCAAGAAAACGGAGGTCAAGCACTATGAACTCTTACCTCCAGAAAAAGAAGCTGAAATGGATATTACCATCTATGGTAAACTATCTGTTAATCATGAAAACGGTGGAGGTGTTTCTGCTGGTGAAGGCTCTCCTAAAGTTGTCGATGATGACTATGCTACAAAATTTCTAATCAATCCCTTTTACAATGATCTTTTTCTGCAATTAACTTTCCCTGGCGGGATTGCTGTGACTTCTTATGTATTAGCCTCTGCAAATGATGCACCAGGGCGGGATCCTAAAGATTGGGATCTTGTTGGTTCCAACGATGGGGAAAATTGGACAACATTGGACAGTAGAACGGGATATACCTTTCCAGATAGAGATTACAAGATTCGTTTTGATCTCTCCAATACAGCAAAATACAAATTTTACAAACTGAATATTAAAGCAATTGCTGGAGGATCTGGTTTGTTTCAATTAGCCGAATGGCGATTGATCTCTGATCCTCAAAAAAGTGCTAACCTTTAAAACGATTATGATAATGAAAAAGATAATTGGAAGCATGATTGCCTTTCTAGTTTTTTGTACCTGTTTTATGGTACATGAACTCCATGCGCAAACAGGTCAAGTGTTAGTAAAGGGCATTGTGAAAGACGAGATGAATGTGAATCTCACAGCTGTAACTGTGACTAATTTAACTACACAAGGATCTACAGTTTCGAATGACAAGGGTCAATTTGAAATATTAGCAAGTCGAGGAGATTCTATAGCAGTTACAAACGTGGGATACGAAGCCTATCGCGTTGTGATTAACAATGCAATTACCTTAAATGTTGTTTTAAAAGCAACGAGTAATGGAATTAATGAGGTAGTTGTGGTAGGTTATGGTCAGCAAAAGAAAATTTCGGTAGTAGGAGCCCAATCCAGTGTGAATGTTGAAGATCTGAAACTTCCGGTAGCTAATCTAAGCACCATGTTAGCGGGACGTATATCAGGACTTGTAGGGGTTCAACGTTCTGGACTTCCTGGGGCTGATGGTGCCGATCTGTGGATTCGCGGGATTTCAAGTATGTCAGGCAATACAGGACCATTGATCGTGGTTGATGGGGTACAAGGAAGGGATATAAATGGTCTTGATCCGGAAGATATTTCTTCATTGACTATTTTGAAAGATGCAGCTGCTACAGCCGTTTATGGAGTTGCGGGAGCAAACGGCGTAATTTTAATTAGCACTAAAAAAGGGATATCTGGCAAACCGACATTGATGTTTAACTATAACCAAGGTTATACGTCGTTCACAAAAAAACCAGAATTGACTGATGGGGTGACCTATATGTTGTTACGGAATGAAGCACGACTGGCAACTGGAATGCAAAAGGAATATTCAAATAATTATATCAACAATACTATATTGGGAGAAGATCCCTATTTGTATCCGAATGTGAACTGGATGGATCAGCTCTTTAAAAATTCGGCAAGTAATCGTCGTGCAAATTTTAGTGCCAGAGGAGGATCGGATTTTGCCAGTTACTATGTGTCTGGAGCCTATTATGACGAATCTAGTTTGTTGCGGACAGACGATTTACAAAAATACGATGCTACTACTCGATATAAACGCTATAACTTTACTTCTAATATTTCGATGAATTGGACGACAACAACGAAGTTTGAATTAGGAATTCAAGGTAATATTGGAAATATCAACTACCCTGGAGTAAAACCTGAAGAAGCTTTTGGAAATGTTATGCAAACCAATCCAGTTTTATATCCAGCAATGTATCCAGGTAATTTTGTGCCAGGAGTTAGTTCTGCAGGAGCTCAACCAAATCCATACGGACAAATAACACAAACAGGTTATCAAAATATTTTTAATAATCAAGTGATGTCAAACGCTCGATTGACACAAGATCTTGGTTTTTGGGCAAAAGGCTTGAATTTTTCGGCCTTATATTCTTTTGATATTTGGAATGAGCATACTATTAATCGTACACGAAATAGAAGTACCTATCTAATAAATCGACTGTTTCCATATGATGATCAAGGAAATCCTATTCTTAATATTATTTCGCAGGGAGCTGATGACCTTGCCTTCTCTAAATCGAATAATTCCAATAGACAATTTTATACAGAAGCAGCTCTGAATTATAATACGCTAATAGGAGAAAAGCATCAATTATCAGCGATGTTATTGTACAACCAGCGTGAGATTGTAGAAGCCTTTGCAAATGATGTCACTTCCTCACTTTCTTTCCGTAATATGGGAATGGCTGGACGTGTTACTTATTCCTATGATGATCGATACTTTGTAGAGAGTAATTTTGGTTACAATGGTTCTGAGAACTTTGCTCCTGGAATGAAATTCGGATTCTTTCCTTCTTTTGGAGTCGGTTGGTTAGTTTCCAATGAGAAATTTTTTGAACCGATGAAAAATAGCATTAACTTTTTAAAATTACGCTATTCAGATGGTAAAGTAGGGGATGGTAGTAATGGTGGTACGCGTCGCTTTGGTTATCTAACCTTGGTGAATACAGGAGCAGGCGGTTATACTTTTGGAAATGGTTCTAACAATACAGGCTATGGAGGTACTGCAATCACCGATTATGGGACCAATGTACAATGGGCAGAATCTCACAAACAGAATTTAGGTATTGAAATCAAAACCTTAAAAAATAAATTGTCTTTAACAGTAGATTTTTTTAAAGAAAAAAGATCTGGTGTGTTTCTTCAAAGAGCATCGCTTCCTGATTACGTGGGATTGACAAATAATCCTTGGGCCAACTTAGGTATTATACAAAACAAAGGTGTGGATGGTACATTAGAGTTAAGTCCTTTTCCAATAGGGAATGTTTTCTTGGACGTTAGAGCTACTTATACCTACAATAAAGATCAAATTTTGGAGAATGATCAGCCAAAACAACCTTATCCATATATGGAGAGACGTGGTAAGAATGTACTTGGCATCTATGGATATCAAGCGGATGGTTTGTTTCAATCGGCTGATGATATCAAAAATCATGCTGATCAAAGTGCTTTGGGGGCACAACGCGTAGGAGATATTCGTTATAAAGATTTAAATGCGGATGGCTTGGTTGATGCAAATGATGTCAGCTGGATTGGTAATGGGGATGTACCAAATTCTGTCTTTGGCTTTGGTATCAATGTTTCCTATAAGCAGTTTTACTTTGGCGGATTTTTCCAGGGAACATCTGGGGCAGAACGTCTAATTGGTGGCGATGGTATTATCCCTTTTAATAATAGTACTGGGGCAGAGAGAAGTAATCTTTTTACTATCGCTGAAGATCGTTGGACAGAAGAAAACCCACTTCAAAATCCATTTTATCCTCGTTTGGCTTACGGAAATGCTGCAAATAAAAATAATGCAGTTAGTTCTACATGGTGGGTGAAAGATGTGGATTTCCTACGTTTAAAGACCTTGGACGTTGGTTATAATTTTAAAAAGGATTTCTTGCAGAAATTAAGTGTTAAGAGTGCACGCATATACGTACAAGGTGTCAACCTATTATATTGGAGCAAATTTAAGCTTTGGGATCCTGAATTGAATACAGGTAATGGAACCCGTTATCCAAATGTGAGAACAATTTCAATGGGAGTACAAGCAACATTTTAACTTTTAATCTTACGAAAATGAAAATAAATAAATTCAGTTGGATGTTAATGGCTACATTGTCGCTAACATCTTTAAATGGCTGCAAAAATTATTTGGATCAAGTTCCAGACGATGTGATTACAGTAGAAGATATATTTAAATCCAAAGCAAATACGGATAAATTTCTAGCCAATATCTATAGCACCATTCCCAATGAGCTGGTACAACGATTCACAAATTACGCGAATGGAGGTCCTTGGACAGCCGCTTCTGATGAAGCAAAATATACTTGGGATTTTAATTATGCAAATAACATGACTTCAAGTGTATGGAGTAATACTGATGGAGTCGTTGCTGGATTTTGGAATAATTATTATGAGGGTATTCGCAATGCATCATACTTTATTCAAAATATCGATAACGCGAATCCTGTTGAAGTGACTTCGGTTATGAAATCAACTTACAAAGCGGAGGCAAGAGCGCTTCGAGCCCTATACTATTATTATCTAGTAAGAACATACGGTGCTGTACCACTTATAGGAGAACAGGTATTGGATATCAATGCCCCTATTGCTGATCTTAAACTTGCAAGAACTCCTTTTGATGCCTGTATAGATTATATTGTGTCAGAGTTGGATGAAGCCTACAAAGAATTGCCTTATACCCCAAGTAATAGTGAATATGGACGAATTACAAAAGGAGTTGTCAAAGCCTATAAAGCCGAAGCCTTATTGTTGAAAGCAAGTCCATTGTTTAATGGGAACTCGGAGTTTTCGGCGATTAAAAACCCCGATGGTACAGCTTTATTTAGTGCTACCGCAGATAAACAAAAGTGGACAGCTGCAGCTGCAGCTGCAAAAGCTTTTATAGATGAATTTGTACCTACTTATTATAACCTGTATCAGGTGACGAATGCGGATCCATTTGTAGCAGCTTATCTATCCTGTCGGAACGTGATGACAGTAGATTGGAATCAGGAGTGGATTTTTGCCCGTTCGAATAGTGATAATAATACACAGTATGATCGTACACCTAAACACGTAGGTTTTCCTTCTGCTGCCCAAGGTGGTGGTGCACTAGGAGCAACACAGGGTATTGTAGATGCTTATTTTATGCAGAATGGTTTACCAACTACAGATGCTAACTCCGAATATTCGGAAGTTGGATTTGCCAACTATAAAGCTCCTTATGATGTTACAGAAAGAACAACATTCAAGATGTATGTCAATCGAGAACCTCGCTTTTATGTTGGGATCACCTATAGTGGTAGCTATTGGTTGAATCAAGCCAACAGCAGCTCACCCATAATTTCTTTGTTTAATTACAGCGGAAATTCTGGACGCTCGCAGAGTGCTTCAGATGTGACACCAACTGGATATACTGTTAGAAAGAATGTTTCATCTAATGATAATGCAAGAGGAGCACTATTATTGCGATTGGCAAATATCTATTTGGATTATGCTGAGGCACTAAATGAATCATCCCCAGACAATGCAGATATTTTGAAATATGTTAACCTGATTCGTAAACGAGCTGGAATACCAGGTTACGGTGAAGGAAATGTGCCTCTTCCTGCAGGACAAGTTGCTATGCGTGAAGCCATCCGAAAAGAACGTCGCGTGGAACTAGCCTTTGAAAATGTTCGTTATTTTGATACGCGTCGTTGGAAAATTGCAGAAGGTACAGACAATGGGCCTATCTATGGAATGAATCTCAATGCAGACGGTAATGATTTCTTT encodes the following:
- a CDS encoding GH92 family glycosyl hydrolase; translated protein: MFFKTLKWGIAWSLSLSLFCTNPVSAQKLNGKSVDPVDLVNPLMGTDSKPDLSNGNTYPAIGLPWGMNMWTPQTGKNGDGWQYTYAADKIRGLKQTHQPSPWMNDYGQFSLMPVTGKALFDQEERASWFSHKAEIATPYYYSVYLADHDVTAELTPTERAAMFKFTFNKTDSAFVVLDAFDKGSEVQIIPEKNMVIGYSTRYSRGKLENFKNYFVLIFDQPFDNFSTWEGKNRFKGKLKSTADRTGAILGFKVKDKSKPVQVRVASSFISAEQAMLNLKELGNRSFDQVKTEGRAIWNEKLGRLAVEGDNVDQMRTFYSTLYRTLFFPNKLYEINAAGEKVHYSPYTGKVLPGYLYGGTGFWDTFRALYPFLNLMYPSINVEMQEGLKNAYMEGGFLPEWSSPGFADIMVGNNSASIVSDAYIKGLRGYDINTLYEALKHGANNEGPMTAVGRKGVEYYNKLGYVPYDVGINENAARTLEYAYDDFTIYQLAKALNKPKADIELYAKRAQNYRNLFDPSTKLMRGKNKDGQFQSPFNPLKWGDAFTEGNSWHYSWSVFHDVEGLIDLMGGDQQFNLMLDSVFNQSPAFDDSYYGGTIHEIREMQIANMGQYAHGNQPIQHMIYLYNYSAQPWKAQYWIRQVLDRLYKATPDGYCGDEDNGQTSAWYVFSSLGFYPVCPATDQYVLGAPLFSKATLKLENGKSLAIVGNQASAQNLYVNDLKVNGMSYNKNWLSHQELLKGGTLTFDMVAKPNYNRGSNKAAAPYSMSTELKTSLKK
- a CDS encoding basic secretory family protein → MKQVFIQIIGCILGLIVVQSALAQDNWQHTEYDRKEAVDTDSLTKKGYTLIWINKDKDFNPALKERLISTFFMNYPKLAKKYNKKTMKKVFFVIDPDYKGVAATAGGIVRYNPAWFAKNPGDIDVVTHEVMHIVQGYPNGSGPWWITEGIADYVRFVDGIDNAGANWKLPEWSAKQKYTDSYRITARFFFWIEKKFKKGFVKNLDLAMRDKTYTEEFWKKQTGKTLDQLWLAYGQDPSL
- a CDS encoding GH92 family glycosyl hydrolase codes for the protein MISKRFLYFGLLLFPGLLQAQESKLIQYVKPLIGTARMGHTFPGATVPFGAVQLSPDTDTIPYAMNGQYNGDVYKYCAGYQYDDPTIVGFSHTHFSGTGHSDLGDILVMPTQGKVQLNPGTADRPQDGYRSTYAHSNEVAEANYYRVLLDKHHIKAEMTTTTRVGIHRYTFQKSDASHLILDLTAGIYNYEDKNVWTVVRVLNDSTLVGYRQTNGWSRTRTVYFAIKTSKAFKNYGAKYEDRKQVYSGFWRKFDQKNNFPDLAAHQIKMNLDFDTKDGEEILMKVALSPVSMKNALSNMEQETPDWNFERYVQQGQQAWEQELNKIQVDMLNKEDLVNFYTAMYHASLMPTVYMDTNGEYKGLDQEIHQAKGFTNYTSFSLWDTFRAFHPLMNLINPSRNADIVASMMAHYDQSVLKMLPIWSHYANDNWCMSGYHSVSVIVDAILKGVYKGDAEAALNACVQTANARKYEGIGSYIDKGYVPDEVSGTSVSNTLEYAYDDWCIAQLAKKLGKEDIYQTFIKRASNWKNVYDTSIGFMRPKDSNGTFRAKFDVLETHGQGFIEGNTWNYSLYVPHQPAAMMEMMGGMKKLEGYLDSLFTMELPDKYFENTEDITRDGIIGNYVHGNEPSHHVAYLYNLTQSPWKAQARVRQIIRNQYHNGHAGLGGNDDCGQMSAWYLFTALGFYPVASGDDAYWIGSPLVKSAKINLENGKTISIQVKNQSEKNVYVKKVSLNGQSLSDLKLPYEAIKNGGELQFEMTNKPTK
- a CDS encoding sensor histidine kinase, producing MSKIKMIQVVAITSFIILILLQVRLISSVYQIEQLEFLKNEKEGIKLNYEESIVNDKVYPGGQKIIDSILVPHYTELEQLYKKDRKLFDQRLKQLGVKVLLELKNKANFKVQFQQLIRKQKLDLAEYDYALFMDKLALTFDGKTYYSLFTISPKNREGLIEGNFDVVHPQHSVSAITVSLSSPNSNLVGFKLYVNKHNQAKNILMSIAPFLLLAISSILVIVFLFFVTMRNWMRQKKLNEISSDFFNHVTHEFKTPLTTIKVSTKNLRTDLEDNQWTGGYRSFDVINRQVQRLDKLINQALEVSSFDPQAAQFAKHFLITDLYNILLDLQVKWKNQAVISFRFDDNITTHCAYYDHFMLTTLITNLVENGLKHNVQEQKKVAVLVMQNSDKFLEIEIHDNGHGIKKSDRKRIYKKFQRGEQMTSTTGLGLGLYFVHKIIEVHKWKLNLESEIDKGTIFKITIPILK
- a CDS encoding response regulator transcription factor; the protein is MEGKILLIEDDQDLGPEVQWCLERNGFKVNLVDDGIKALDLCKTQIFDLLLVDVQLPSLDGFELIKQLKLIKPDFRFLFLTARNTKDSCIAGLKLGAEDYITKPFDTEELLWRMNNILARGREKKIEQLHVADVTLYCNTMELMIGEGKTIRLTNREFELWKYLMQNLDRVLMREEILTKLWGESDYFMGRSLDVFISKIRKILLGSSQLKIETVYKVGFIIRLIKS
- a CDS encoding discoidin domain-containing protein, with the protein product MNKLTKSRQFLLFVGIMLSFSACKKTEVKHYELLPPEKEAEMDITIYGKLSVNHENGGGVSAGEGSPKVVDDDYATKFLINPFYNDLFLQLTFPGGIAVTSYVLASANDAPGRDPKDWDLVGSNDGENWTTLDSRTGYTFPDRDYKIRFDLSNTAKYKFYKLNIKAIAGGSGLFQLAEWRLISDPQKSANL